The sequence below is a genomic window from Cryptosporidium parvum Iowa II chromosome 6, whole genome shotgun sequence.
ATTATGAGGCTGGATTTTCTGGTGTTTATGTGCAGATAAGAGTAACTCCTTTCTATCATTATATTCCTTTCTTTTAGCACGAAGATTCTTTTGAACAGATTCTTTGTTTAATTCCTCTAAGGCATAATTATCCATAATTCGACTAACTTCCTTTCCTTTTTCAATAGCTGTATTAACTACTTCTTCATAATTTGAACTCATTTTTAAAACAGGCTTACAGAACAGTGCAGCAGTTTCTGTCATAATTTTCTGTTTTCTCTTCTCCTCCATTACAGCTTCAGGATCAAGCTTCTTAACAAAGTTAGACATAGTCCTGTATGTAGTTTTAAGTCTTCTAATAATACTAGGGCGTCTTTCATCAACAGCAACATCGAGTGGAGTCTGGTTGGAGTTATTTTTCTCCTCTAAAGCAATCTTAATCTCAACAGgatctttaattaatctTAAAACAAAGTCAACAACTTGTAAACTGTTAGACATTGCTGCAAGATGCAAAGGATTATTACCAGCAGAATCATAATAATGACCATATTTAACACATCCCCACATTTTATGAGCAATTGGATGAAGTAGAGATGAAAGATATCCATATTCTATCAATTTCTGGTAAACTGATCTCCCATGATCTTTATCAGCTTCGCAAACATACAAAGCTAAGGCCTCTTGAGGATTGATCCCTTCTGCAGCAGGATCCTTAAGAACGTCAAAGGCTGCAGTAATAGTCTTTTCAGCTTGAATATTTGTCATAGACTTTAGAGCCGTAATTTCACcgaatattattttaaaagctGCCTGAGATGAGGTACcaattaaatctttattcCACTCAAACTTTTCTATAACATCAGAACATGTTGGAGTTGGCAAATACTTTGATGATTTGGGTTCTTCGCCATCATCTAtgcttctttttcttccaaATTGTGTCTGCAATGGCCTGGTTTGTGGCTCACTGGTAAAAGATCTTGTTGGCTGTACTACGCCTAACAATACATCAAGAGTTGCTGGTGCAACATGGCCAATAGCATTTCCAGAAATTCCATCCTTAATAGAATCTGAAGCCTTTTGTACATTTGGATCTTCAGTAGGTAATACATCTTTGACtatatcatcatcatcatcctTTGAACTTTCAACTTGATTTTGGCCTGATAAGGCTGGAACTATTGACTCCTCTGGAGTGACCTCGGATCTTTTTGAGCTTTCTTTATCACTTAAAACAAAGTCTCCTGATAAAGATGCTCCTCCGCCCTCCTCTTCATTTTGAATCTGGACATCTTGTTTTTGTTCTGTTTGGCTATTCAATTGCTGGCTTTCACTCTGATTTATTGGAATCTCCTCACTATTTTTTTCCGATAATTTTGAGCCTTCCTTCATCTCAGATTCTGAAGCTTCTCCCTCAGAACTTAATTCGCCAGAAccttcatcatcatcatcagcGTAGGTGCTTTGAACAGAACCttcattttttgtaaaaCCTTTATCATCAGGCTTACTTAAATCTGAAGCTGATGCTGAATCCTCAGCTTTGCTACCTTCAGTTTCTTCATATGAAGACTCAGAACTTGATTGGTTTACAACATCAGTTGCCAACATACCATTCTGTGCCAGCTTTAAGAGCACGATacataaaaataatatgatGTATTGTATTCTCATCTTTTTCTCATATATATCTTTTTACAtaaattttgtttatttgtaatcttattaaaatatttattaattctttaatattctcaaatatctctttttaattaaatatattaaaaccTTTAAAGAAATTCGTTTTAAagttcattaaaaaaagtttgGTTTCCCCTTTGGTTTTTGTTACTgtgaatatttttgatttattcaataaatgactataatattgtttataaattttatatatgtatatatttatatatataatatatataaatatatattatatactTATTTGCAATAAAAtgttattatattcttatTCAAGTATAGACTCTCACTtatctaatattaaatgtactttattattaatttcatccaaatttatccatttgtttattataGGATTATTCACACTATTTTAATTCCATGCACCTTAAATACCTTTCTCTATCACACAATCCCATATTTCTCGTTggtttttttaaatattatttctttatgttatttatttatttcagtGTGCATTAACACACCAATTGCACACATTGGCGCCGCCACATGGTATCgattaatgaattaaattgatTGCAAACggaaaaaattaagatgGATGGAAgccaaataataaacaaaagcaaac
It includes:
- a CDS encoding secreted protein with ankyrin repeats, signal peptide plus transmembrane domain or GPI anchor — its product is MRIQYIILFLCIVLLKLAQNGMLATDVVNQSSSESSYEETEGSKAEDSASASDLSKPDDKGFTKNEGSVQSTYADDDDEGSGELSSEGEASESEMKEGSKLSEKNSEEIPINQSESQQLNSQTEQKQDVQIQNEEEGGGASLSGDFVLSDKESSKRSEVTPEESIVPALSGQNQVESSKDDDDDIVKDVLPTEDPNVQKASDSIKDGISGNAIGHVAPATLDVLLGVVQPTRSFTSEPQTRPLQTQFGRKRSIDDGEEPKSSKYLPTPTCSDVIEKFEWNKDLIGTSSQAAFKIIFGEITALKSMTNIQAEKTITAAFDVLKDPAAEGINPQEALALYVCEADKDHGRSVYQKLIEYGYLSSLLHPIAHKMWGCVKYGHYYDSAGNNPLHLAAMSNSLQVVDFVLRLIKDPVEIKIALEEKNNSNQTPLDVAVDERRPSIIRRLKTTYRTMSNFVKKLDPEAVMEEKRKQKIMTETAALFCKPVLKMSSNYEEVVNTAIEKGKEVSRIMDNYALEELNKESVQKNLRAKRKEYNDRKELLLSAHKHQKIQPHNPVELSESILEDEVIKFEHDDDHHRHNHHHHAIELQDIQGEILDEANESNSENNIEKKASHEEQSEVDDKKAQESDKGEDEQSTKPKSFLEKVLFWSIIIFCIVFTVVLLLIWFATKV